The nucleotide window AGTATTTTATTTCGGAAAGCAGCGGCCGACTGGAGTCCGGAAAGAATCTGACTTGGAAATTTCCGGAGTTTGAAGATGAATTCCCGGTGACACAGGTACGCATCCAGGCTCCGAACCTGATTTCATTTGTTTGGGACCCCGAAACCACAGTAAACATTTTCCTGAATGCTCAGGCCGACCAAAGTACGTTGGTCAAAGTTACAGAAGGCGATAAAGAGCTGGATGACGATAACCTGAAATGGCTTATCAGTAATACCGAAGGTTGGGCCAACTTTCTGGCCTGCCTAAAGGCTTACTTAGAATATGGCGTGCACCTCCGCAAAGGCGCCTACGATTTTATGAGAAAATAAACAGTTGGCTTGGGGACTCATACAGGTACAGAGTTTAGGTTACGCGTTTATTATTGCTGGAGCTCACCCACTTTTCCTTTCCGCAATGTGAAC belongs to Chryseobacterium sp. and includes:
- a CDS encoding SRPBCC domain-containing protein, translated to MKLTAQATLQIQKTVGEVFEAIVNPDHMTQYFISESSGRLESGKNLTWKFPEFEDEFPVTQVRIQAPNLISFVWDPETTVNIFLNAQADQSTLVKVTEGDKELDDDNLKWLISNTEGWANFLACLKAYLEYGVHLRKGAYDFMRK